From Hylaeus volcanicus isolate JK05 chromosome 2, UHH_iyHylVolc1.0_haploid, whole genome shotgun sequence, the proteins below share one genomic window:
- the LOC128884835 gene encoding probable GDP-L-fucose synthase codes for MFESKKIILVTGGTGLVGKAIQTVIENDKNDNEQWIFVGSRHADISNKQSTETLFEEYKPTHVVHLAAMVGGLFHNMAHNLNFLRNNIHMNDNVLQTAHEYGIGKVVSCLSTCIFPDRTTYPIDETMIHNGPPHPSNYGYSYAKRLIDIANQGYYEQYGRLYTSIIPCNVFGPNDNFRPNASHVIPGLMRRLYDLIKDGNTEDKTFTVLGSGKPLRQFIYSYDLAKLIIWTLREYNSVKPIILSVDESQEVTISQVAEAIAQAFNFKGKIIYDTSAADGQYKKTASNAKLRKYLPDFQFTPFNQAIKETVDWYIQNYDQARN; via the exons atgtTTGAGAGTAAAAAGATTATACTTGTAACTGGTGGAACCGGATTAGTTGGTAAGGCTATACAAACTGTCatcgaaaatgataaaaatgacaatGAACAATGGATATTTGTAGGCAGCAGACATGCAGACATAAG taacaaGCAAAGTACTGAGACATTGTTTGAGGAATATAAGCCAACACATGTTGTGCACTTGGCTGCCATGGTTGGTGGTCTATTCCATAATATGGcacataatttaaattttttg CGCAACAATATCCACATGAATGACAATGTATTGCAAACTGCTCATGAATACGGCATTGGAAAAGTTGTATCCTGTTTGTCAACTTGTATATTTCCTGATAGAACTACATATCCCATCGATGAAACTATG ATTCACAATGGACCACCACATCCATCAAATTATGGTTACAGTTACGCTAAACGTCTTATAGATATTGCAAATCAAGGTTATTATGAGCAATATGGTAGACTATATACCAGTATTATTCCTTGCAATGTGTTTGGTCCAAATGATAATTTTCGTCCTAATGCTAGTCATGTTATACCAGGTTTAATGCGAAGGCTTTATGACTTAATTAAAGatg GAAATACAGAAGATAAAACGTTTACTGTATTAGGCTCTGGAAAGCCTTTAAGACAGTTTATATATAGTTATGATTTAGCTAAGTTGATAATATGGACGCTAAGAGAGTATAACTCTGTTAAACCAATTATACTATCAG TTGATGAATCGCAAGAAGTAACAATATCTCAGGTAGCCGAAGCAATTGCACAGGCTTTCAATTTCAAGgggaaaataatatatgatacatCTGCAGCTGATGggcaatataaaaaaacggcAAGCAATGCGAAACTGCGAAAATATTTACCTGACTTTCAATTTACGCCGTTTAATCAAGCCATCAAAGAAACTGTTGACTGgtacatacaaaattatgaTCAGGCCAGAAactaa